In Palaemon carinicauda isolate YSFRI2023 chromosome 41, ASM3689809v2, whole genome shotgun sequence, the following are encoded in one genomic region:
- the LOC137632223 gene encoding myb-like protein X yields the protein MSGKVDKKKDLEEMNLKDLLSQEEDSHVATQEGNSKVSPDEEERQMSGQEDKEEKEIKGALNLRDLFSEEEDSLDDTQEENSRLALSKEERQTSGQEDKEEREIKGPLNLPDLFSKEEDSLDDTQKENSRVGPSEEECQMSRQVDKEEMDLGEIENSTLEVGQTAEKPKECIKEAPLHLMEVQGEPFRKGTRKMIAENLKHQKEMDGEYVKNMRKRIAKKRKFSLDSMQTMNEGRTKKRFGRYKRNSSSYVSYVIEAEEEATSLLDS from the exons atgagtggAAAAGTGGACAAAAAAAAGGACCTAGAAGAAATGAATTTGAAGGATTTGCTTTCCCAAGAAGAGGATTCCCATGTTGCTACGCAAGAAGGGAACTCAAAAGTAAGCCCGgacgaagaggaacgacagatgagtggacaagaggacaaggaagaaaaagaaatcaaaggagcatTGAACTTGcgagatttgttttccgaagaagaggattcccttgatgatacgcaagaagagaactcaagattaGCCCtgagcaaagaggaacgacagaccagtggacaagaggacaaagaagaaagagaaattaaaGGACCATTGAACTTGccggatttgttttccaaagaagaggattcccttgatgatacacaaaaagagaactcaagagtaggcccgagcgaagaggaatgtCAGATGAGCAGACaagtggacaaagaagaaatggacttaggagaaatagaaaattcaacgttagaagtaggacaa ACGGCAGAGAAGCCCAAAGAATGCATCAAGGAAGCTCCTTTACACCTGATGgaagtacaaggagaacccttcaggaaaggaacGAGGAAAATGATAGCAGAAAATTTGAAGCACCaaaaggaaatggatggagaatatgtcaagaatatgaGGAAAAGGATTGccaagaaaagaaaattttccctagaCAGCATGCAGACAATGAATGAAGGACGAaccaagaaaaggtttg gaagatatAAAAGGAATTCGTCATCCTATGTGTcatatgtcatcgaagctgaagaagaagcaacgagTCTACTCGACAGTTAA